One genomic segment of Brevibacillus laterosporus LMG 15441 includes these proteins:
- a CDS encoding TerC family protein has translation MNGSLLMEYGWVLLILVALEGILAADNALVLAIMVKDLPEKQRKKALFYGLAGAFIFRFASLFIISFLVDVWQVQALGAIYLLFISINHIFRKKYRKPQEKEHTDRKKGPGSFWGTVAKVELADLAFAVDSILAAVALAVSLPSTNLPKIGGLDGGQFLVIFTGGFIGLIIMRFAANYFVALLKRRPGLETAAFLIVGWVGIKLLVYTFSHPHVAFLPESFATMKAWKITFYVVLVGIALGGWFLSKEKTTESGRS, from the coding sequence ATGAATGGGTCATTGCTGATGGAATATGGATGGGTGCTACTCATATTAGTGGCTTTGGAAGGAATTCTAGCGGCTGATAATGCATTGGTATTAGCCATTATGGTCAAGGATTTACCGGAGAAACAGCGTAAAAAGGCCTTGTTTTATGGCCTAGCTGGGGCTTTTATCTTTCGCTTTGCATCATTGTTTATCATTTCCTTCTTGGTTGATGTGTGGCAGGTTCAGGCACTTGGTGCTATTTATTTACTATTCATCTCCATCAACCACATTTTTCGCAAAAAATACAGGAAGCCCCAAGAAAAAGAACACACGGATAGGAAAAAAGGACCCGGTAGTTTCTGGGGGACCGTAGCAAAGGTAGAGCTGGCTGATCTTGCTTTTGCAGTAGACTCCATCCTAGCTGCTGTGGCACTTGCTGTTTCCCTTCCTTCAACGAATCTACCTAAGATTGGAGGACTGGATGGCGGGCAATTCCTAGTGATTTTTACAGGGGGATTTATCGGGTTAATTATAATGAGGTTTGCAGCCAATTATTTTGTGGCGTTGTTAAAACGACGGCCTGGATTAGAAACCGCGGCTTTTTTGATTGTGGGCTGGGTTGGGATCAAATTGCTGGTGTACACCTTCTCTCATCCCCATGTGGCTTTTTTACCAGAGAGCTTCGCAACAATGAAAGCTTGGAAAATTACCTTCTATGTAGTTCTAGTAGGAATCGCACTAGGTGGATGGTTTTTATCGAAAGAAAAAACGACAGAGTCAGGCAGATCATAA
- a CDS encoding tetratricopeptide repeat-containing glycosyltransferase family 2 protein, producing the protein MKQLQISLCMIVCDEEEHLERCLSSAVDTVSEMIIVDTGSQDRSVEIARSYGARVISIPWRGDFSEARNLSLEYATKPWILVLDADEEWVVPPAEQLIEMMDEAEAFGYYVQLQSYVGATGEEFITDSVCRFFRNDERLRFRGMIHEEIATCILEVEPEGVRFSPMVVKHYGCLDHVIAQKNKAARNVSLIQKALLEKPDDPVLIYALGTKYFQQEEYQKARVLFEALLSAVPLRVGYMSDVLLKLAFSYKEMGNTKEAQNMIEEALRHYPDFVDLIELRAILHIEENELDSALALLQKAVLLGDVSHKYTSCSGAGTYRSLYIRGLLYERLLSYEKSCRCYEEALTFQPQFHAVWQRLIRIRGAFNQIQELVEQFQLYKGKLSPQVQSSIVQYLMELNQPQWFTQYQLLLPDAYTHNPLWKGIFLAQLGKEELALLSVREAQQCFHTHMQADKQLEADLLLWAIFLQMNEYAQAYEIVLRLAQRQKEYQALFGWKPGQIIALSRPVYQSCSRALLAIGAWEKWLDLHRSCSPLGWTEEVNDSFAIALLRAPHSIQLQFLQMFLMETHLSSRLLQIAGVLAIQCRKNHEATTLFERLNHSSIEKEQIIAQLGLLYAQAGLAKRWRADILPDQVNSLQFLSIFS; encoded by the coding sequence ATGAAACAATTACAAATATCCCTGTGCATGATTGTTTGTGATGAGGAGGAGCACCTTGAACGCTGTTTATCTTCAGCAGTCGATACTGTCTCAGAAATGATCATCGTTGATACAGGCTCACAGGATCGAAGCGTAGAAATTGCCAGGAGCTATGGAGCGCGGGTTATCTCGATACCTTGGAGGGGAGATTTCTCTGAGGCTAGAAATTTATCGTTGGAATATGCGACCAAGCCGTGGATTCTGGTACTAGATGCGGATGAGGAATGGGTCGTGCCACCAGCCGAGCAATTGATAGAGATGATGGACGAGGCAGAAGCGTTTGGCTATTATGTCCAATTGCAAAGCTATGTGGGCGCTACAGGAGAAGAATTTATCACTGATTCGGTTTGTCGCTTTTTTCGAAACGATGAACGCCTGCGCTTTCGAGGAATGATTCATGAAGAGATTGCCACGTGTATTCTGGAAGTGGAACCAGAAGGTGTGAGATTTTCGCCTATGGTGGTTAAGCACTATGGCTGTTTAGACCATGTTATCGCTCAAAAAAATAAAGCTGCCCGGAACGTTTCTCTTATCCAAAAGGCACTGCTAGAAAAGCCGGATGACCCTGTGTTGATTTACGCTCTAGGCACAAAATATTTTCAGCAGGAAGAATACCAGAAAGCGCGGGTATTATTTGAAGCACTACTTTCTGCTGTTCCTCTTCGGGTTGGTTATATGTCGGATGTATTGCTAAAGCTAGCGTTTTCCTATAAAGAGATGGGCAATACGAAAGAGGCGCAAAACATGATAGAGGAAGCGTTGCGCCATTATCCAGATTTTGTTGATCTGATCGAACTGCGGGCCATTCTTCATATTGAAGAAAATGAGCTAGATTCAGCTCTTGCGTTATTGCAGAAAGCCGTCCTTCTGGGAGATGTATCTCATAAATATACATCGTGTTCAGGGGCGGGGACCTACCGGAGCCTTTATATAAGGGGATTGCTTTATGAAAGACTGCTTTCTTATGAAAAATCATGTCGTTGCTATGAGGAAGCCTTGACCTTCCAGCCACAATTCCACGCAGTTTGGCAGAGATTAATCCGTATACGGGGAGCTTTTAATCAAATTCAAGAATTAGTGGAGCAATTCCAGTTATATAAGGGGAAATTGTCGCCTCAGGTCCAAAGCAGTATCGTGCAATATTTGATGGAATTAAATCAGCCGCAGTGGTTCACACAATATCAGTTGCTATTGCCGGATGCTTATACCCATAATCCGCTTTGGAAAGGAATTTTCCTCGCACAGCTTGGAAAGGAGGAGCTTGCTTTACTAAGCGTCAGGGAAGCACAGCAATGCTTTCATACCCATATGCAGGCGGATAAACAGCTTGAGGCGGATCTTTTACTATGGGCGATTTTCCTGCAAATGAATGAATACGCGCAGGCTTATGAAATCGTCTTACGGTTAGCTCAACGGCAAAAAGAATATCAAGCTTTATTTGGATGGAAGCCAGGCCAAATTATTGCTTTGTCGCGACCTGTATACCAATCCTGTAGTCGAGCATTGCTAGCGATAGGGGCCTGGGAAAAATGGTTAGACCTGCATCGTTCTTGTTCCCCCTTAGGATGGACAGAGGAAGTAAATGATTCGTTTGCAATCGCGTTGCTTCGAGCCCCTCATTCTATCCAGCTTCAATTCCTCCAAATGTTTCTAATGGAAACTCATTTATCTTCGCGACTTCTTCAGATTGCTGGAGTTCTTGCTATTCAATGCAGGAAAAACCACGAAGCTACGACTTTATTTGAAAGGCTGAACCATAGCTCCATCGAGAAGGAACAAATAATAGCCCAGTTAGGCCTATTATATGCGCAAGCTGGGCTAGCTAAGAGATGGAGAGCTGATATTTTACCTGATCAGGTCAACAGCTTGCAGTTTTTATCTATTTTTTCGTAA
- a CDS encoding multidrug effflux MFS transporter produces the protein MNSSSQSAATEAAAKSKRLWLAIVLGALSAFGPLSLDMYLPALPAMATDFQTTTSAVQLSLTACLLGLSLGQLFAGPLSDIQGRRKPLLIGLAIYAVASILCVFSTSIWALVALRFIQGAAGSAGIVISRAMVRDIYVGPELTKFFALLMLVNGVAPIAAPIFGSQLLLFTPWEGVFVVLGAIGIIMLLVVLFGLPESLPVERRSTGGFKNTLVTFKNLFVDKMFMGFALSQGLVIAAMFAYISGSPFVLQNMFGVSAQMFSVFFAINGLGIILASQITGKLAGKISESKLMISGLILAAIGGVSLLIVILLGAGLYAILPPLFIIVSCVGIVSTAGFSLAMQSQGKAAGSASALLGVLSLIFGALLAPLVGIGGSGTAVPMGIVIAVADVGALLCYYFMVHKGKPTS, from the coding sequence ATGAATTCTTCTTCACAGTCAGCGGCTACGGAAGCTGCTGCCAAATCAAAACGTTTATGGCTAGCGATTGTGTTAGGCGCATTATCTGCGTTTGGACCGCTTTCGCTGGATATGTATCTGCCAGCCTTGCCGGCAATGGCTACCGATTTTCAAACAACTACTTCGGCTGTACAGCTTAGTTTGACAGCTTGTTTATTAGGTTTGTCCCTAGGGCAGTTGTTTGCTGGACCGTTAAGCGATATTCAAGGTCGACGTAAACCGCTGCTGATTGGTCTGGCTATTTATGCAGTCGCTTCTATTTTGTGCGTATTTTCAACTTCTATATGGGCTTTAGTGGCTCTCCGATTTATTCAAGGGGCCGCTGGTTCAGCCGGAATTGTTATTTCACGTGCGATGGTAAGGGATATTTATGTAGGCCCAGAATTAACTAAATTTTTTGCCCTTTTAATGCTGGTTAATGGAGTTGCTCCTATTGCGGCTCCCATCTTTGGAAGTCAGCTCTTACTCTTTACACCGTGGGAAGGTGTTTTTGTAGTATTAGGTGCAATTGGTATTATTATGCTATTGGTTGTTCTATTTGGTTTACCCGAGTCATTGCCTGTCGAGCGTCGTTCCACGGGTGGATTCAAGAATACCTTGGTTACATTTAAAAATCTATTCGTAGATAAAATGTTCATGGGCTTTGCTTTGTCACAAGGCTTGGTGATCGCTGCCATGTTTGCTTATATATCTGGATCACCGTTCGTATTGCAAAATATGTTTGGTGTGTCAGCGCAAATGTTTAGTGTGTTTTTCGCTATCAATGGTTTGGGAATTATTCTTGCTAGCCAAATTACCGGGAAGCTGGCTGGTAAAATTAGCGAGAGTAAGCTGATGATCAGCGGGTTGATTTTAGCGGCGATTGGTGGCGTTAGTCTACTGATTGTGATTTTGCTAGGTGCCGGATTATATGCTATTTTACCACCTTTATTTATAATCGTATCGTGTGTGGGGATTGTTAGTACGGCAGGGTTTTCTCTCGCAATGCAAAGTCAGGGGAAAGCGGCAGGCAGTGCCTCTGCTTTGCTAGGTGTCTTGTCATTAATCTTTGGTGCGCTCCTTGCTCCCCTAGTAGGTATTGGTGGAAGCGGAACGGCGGTTCCAATGGGCATTGTAATAGCAGTAGCAGATGTCGGGGCACTTTTGTGCTATTATTTCATGGTTCATAAGGGCAAACCAACCAGCTAA
- a CDS encoding CheR family methyltransferase, which produces MTSLTEANEYQIDERESIEIDLLLEGIYRMYGFDYRDYVRSSIRRRIWNRMIQDRIPTVTALLEKVLHDAKFVDKLLHDFSINVTEMFRDPSFFYVFRKKVIPFLHQLPEIRIWHAGCSTGEEAYSMAILIEEENLSHKTKIYATDMNEEVLKRAEKGTFSLKKMQNFTRNYIQAGGKKAFSEYYSTDSEFAILNQSILKNVTFAQHNLVTDGSFNEFHVVICRNVLIYFNTDLQSRVFQLFDESLSTNGFFGLGSKESLSYVKDMGHYQEIEGVRIYQKCR; this is translated from the coding sequence ATGACTTCTTTGACTGAGGCAAATGAATACCAGATTGATGAACGAGAAAGCATTGAAATCGATCTTCTTTTAGAAGGAATTTATCGGATGTATGGCTTTGATTATCGTGATTATGTTAGATCTTCAATAAGAAGACGCATATGGAATCGCATGATACAAGACAGGATTCCTACAGTTACTGCTCTTTTAGAGAAGGTACTTCATGATGCTAAATTTGTGGATAAATTGCTACATGATTTCTCCATTAATGTAACGGAAATGTTTCGTGATCCTAGCTTTTTCTACGTTTTTCGTAAGAAGGTAATACCTTTTCTTCATCAGCTTCCTGAAATTAGAATTTGGCACGCAGGCTGTTCAACAGGAGAAGAAGCATATTCCATGGCTATTCTAATTGAAGAAGAGAATCTGAGCCATAAGACTAAAATCTATGCGACAGATATGAACGAGGAAGTGTTGAAACGGGCCGAAAAGGGGACCTTTTCCTTAAAGAAGATGCAGAATTTTACAAGGAATTATATACAAGCCGGTGGCAAAAAAGCCTTCAGTGAATATTATTCGACTGACTCTGAATTTGCAATCTTAAACCAATCCATCTTAAAAAACGTAACCTTTGCCCAACACAATTTAGTAACAGATGGTTCTTTTAACGAGTTCCATGTGGTGATTTGTCGGAATGTCCTGATTTACTTTAATACAGACCTACAGAGTCGTGTCTTCCAATTGTTTGATGAGAGCTTATCTACCAATGGTTTCTTCGGCTTAGGGAGTAAGGAATCGCTCTCTTATGTAAAGGATATGGGCCATTATCAGGAGATTGAAGGAGTGCGGATATATCAAAAATGCAGGTAG
- a CDS encoding class I SAM-dependent methyltransferase — protein MKKEKEADIEGDWVLLEWTGERIIPKLLKPMNGMLLEHLARYYFSTPYCRGRVLDIACGTGYGCHMVVKERKREVTQLIGVDVDQETLFYANREYNHQKVTYLQHDALDPKLPEKLGMFDTILSFETIEHVADDQLFMENIYHMLKPGGTLVLSSPFGRGRGMPTSEPFHVHQLTPEEFEQLFVRFSEVEIYYQRGLTFEKPRDQVRYFIGMAVCKK, from the coding sequence ATGAAGAAGGAAAAAGAAGCGGATATAGAAGGTGATTGGGTTTTGTTAGAGTGGACAGGGGAACGTATTATTCCTAAATTGCTCAAGCCGATGAATGGAATGCTATTGGAGCATCTAGCGAGGTATTATTTCTCAACTCCGTATTGTCGGGGGAGAGTTCTAGATATCGCCTGTGGTACTGGCTATGGGTGTCACATGGTTGTGAAGGAACGCAAGCGGGAGGTGACCCAGCTGATTGGTGTAGATGTAGATCAAGAGACTCTATTTTATGCAAATCGTGAGTACAATCATCAAAAGGTTACATACTTACAGCATGATGCACTCGATCCTAAGCTTCCCGAAAAATTAGGCATGTTTGATACGATTCTTAGCTTTGAAACCATTGAGCATGTGGCAGATGATCAGCTATTTATGGAAAATATCTATCATATGCTAAAGCCTGGGGGTACATTAGTACTTTCTAGTCCATTTGGTAGAGGAAGAGGGATGCCCACTAGTGAACCGTTTCATGTTCACCAGCTAACTCCTGAGGAATTTGAGCAATTATTTGTTCGCTTTTCTGAGGTAGAAATTTATTACCAGCGTGGATTAACGTTTGAGAAGCCGCGTGATCAGGTTCGTTATTTTATTGGAATGGCTGTCTGCAAAAAGTGA
- a CDS encoding DEAD/DEAH box helicase, translating to MAVLPKFQSLGIQASIEKALQQNGLHSPTEIQEKGIPAVLTGVDVIAQAQTGTGKTLAFVLPILQMVNPENPDVQALIVTPTRELALQITAEVNKLIFTQPGVQVLAIYGGQDVERQMKKLRGSRQIVIATPGRLLDHMRRGTIQLAQVSQLVLDEADQMLHLGFLPEVEEIIQATSPTRQTLLFSATMPKQIQSLAKGFMRQPVTIKAKSEGITVANIEQRVIETTDRAKQAALRQAIDECRPFLAVIFCRTKRRASTLNEALQGFGYASDELHGDLSQAKREQVMKRFREASLQFLVATDVAARGLDVEGVTHVFNYDIPHDVESYIHRIGRTGRAGGTGVAITFVAPKDRMYLDMIEKVIGQSLTKEAYGNSFSQASSNEETARHTADKKAGQSENRRQSKAREGNRAKATGSKAGSKSSARSGQAKHNQTRPGQKTGVKQGTRTQNKPSSRSGTRQETKSGAKRSGGTAPTKSKAKSSRSAGQGRSAFSKKRTRTK from the coding sequence GTGGCGGTTTTGCCAAAATTTCAGTCATTAGGAATACAGGCTTCAATAGAAAAAGCACTGCAACAGAATGGATTACACTCACCCACAGAGATTCAGGAGAAAGGAATTCCAGCAGTATTAACCGGGGTGGATGTAATTGCACAGGCACAGACAGGGACGGGCAAGACATTAGCCTTTGTTTTGCCTATTTTACAGATGGTTAATCCTGAAAATCCAGATGTACAAGCTCTAATTGTGACACCGACTCGTGAATTAGCCCTACAAATTACCGCCGAGGTAAACAAGCTTATTTTTACGCAACCTGGCGTACAGGTTCTAGCTATCTATGGTGGACAGGATGTAGAGCGGCAGATGAAGAAATTAAGAGGCAGCCGGCAGATCGTGATTGCTACTCCGGGTCGATTGCTGGATCATATGCGCCGAGGCACGATACAGCTTGCTCAGGTGTCTCAGCTAGTTCTTGATGAAGCCGATCAGATGTTGCATCTAGGCTTTTTACCTGAGGTAGAAGAGATTATTCAAGCCACATCGCCAACCAGACAGACGCTATTATTCTCAGCAACGATGCCAAAGCAAATCCAAAGTCTGGCAAAAGGCTTTATGCGCCAGCCTGTCACAATTAAGGCGAAGAGTGAAGGAATTACGGTAGCTAACATCGAGCAGCGGGTAATTGAGACGACCGACCGGGCCAAACAAGCCGCCTTGCGTCAGGCTATTGATGAGTGCCGTCCTTTTTTAGCGGTGATCTTCTGTCGAACCAAACGGAGAGCTTCTACTTTAAATGAAGCCTTGCAAGGATTTGGTTATGCTAGTGACGAGCTTCATGGTGATTTATCACAAGCCAAACGCGAACAAGTCATGAAACGCTTCCGGGAAGCAAGCCTACAATTTTTGGTGGCTACCGATGTCGCCGCACGTGGTTTGGATGTTGAAGGGGTCACACATGTGTTTAACTATGACATCCCTCATGATGTAGAGAGCTATATACATCGAATTGGCAGAACCGGGAGAGCCGGTGGTACAGGGGTAGCGATCACGTTTGTTGCTCCTAAAGACCGGATGTATTTAGATATGATTGAAAAGGTAATTGGGCAGTCCCTAACAAAAGAAGCCTATGGCAATTCCTTTTCTCAAGCGAGTTCTAATGAAGAAACGGCAAGACATACGGCGGACAAAAAGGCAGGACAATCAGAAAATAGACGTCAGTCAAAAGCAAGAGAAGGTAATCGAGCGAAAGCTACAGGATCGAAAGCCGGGTCTAAGTCGTCAGCACGATCAGGTCAGGCAAAGCATAATCAGACGAGACCGGGACAAAAGACGGGAGTAAAGCAAGGGACAAGGACACAAAACAAGCCAAGCTCAAGATCAGGTACACGTCAGGAGACAAAGTCAGGGGCAAAACGATCTGGAGGGACAGCCCCAACCAAATCAAAAGCCAAGTCAAGCCGCTCAGCCGGTCAAGGACGATCAGCTTTCTCTAAAAAAAGAACGAGAACAAAATAA
- a CDS encoding sensor histidine kinase → MTFRRKQLLGYSLILFLLLILASLVIFTMNSINNNVEEIANERSVKIKLVSDLQNKFFHIDQELSYIIAENNILLINQKIEQMNQKILDTNSLMTVIGIKMNSESGQQLLAQIKVHYTDYLTYQKQIVAYVKAGNKEMARGMYVGGKEETRKNVMELTEEFKNRQQELMDQAADESVRTYHSMLLIIILSVVLCLALGIGIASWAIRSTSRSLSHISSTISGIDFKQAENVPRLSVVTRDEIGNICESFNEMAASLEEHTTKVKEFNKKITEQSWVKTQQAYMANLTQGMQDFESLGREFISKIAWIIEASYGAFYLAFGKGDAKEFKKIASFASNGEDVGAASFRFGEGVVGQCAQEKRMLALKEMPEQYITIKSALGKAYPKQILIVPVTFENETVAVIEMATLGSFSELHMQLMENVTSHLGTTVNRIFDRLEVDRLLRESQAMTEELQAQSEELQTQSEELQMQTEELTSINERLEEQKQYAEEKARELEQTKIELEEQTTALLKSSQYKSEFLANMSHELRTPLNSILILSEMLSENLNETLTAEEQEYARVINSSGSDLLNLINDILDLSKVEAGKLEVVFEEVNISELPIFMESHFSHIAAQKNLPFHIEVHADAPDIMYTDEQRLHQILRNLLSNAFKFTKKGSVTLQIRRADPLQVNKIMPEEKYTDYYLEISVTDTGIGIAEDKREHIFEAFHQADGATSRKYGGTGLGLSICREFARLLGGCITLESEEGCGSTFTLYIPNMQEGTRQELFSVHTETEVAHMEGVHADSSQRPVFETEDLQTSLEQGQVMIEQDQDQIISPQAQKYTQQVPSLFKGKHVLVVDDDNRNVFALTTTLEREGFKVIAASNGRECLEILDNVQHMDIILMDIMMPEMDGYEAMQAIRQKADMKNVPIIALTAKAMKYDREKCLRAGASDYISKPLKTSQLLSVMRVWLVK, encoded by the coding sequence ATGACTTTTCGCCGAAAACAATTGCTTGGCTACAGCTTGATTTTATTCTTATTACTGATTTTAGCTTCCCTGGTTATCTTTACGATGAATAGTATTAATAATAATGTTGAAGAAATTGCGAACGAACGTTCTGTGAAAATCAAGCTAGTGAGTGATTTGCAGAACAAATTTTTTCATATAGACCAAGAGCTTAGCTATATCATTGCAGAGAATAATATTTTGCTCATCAATCAAAAAATCGAACAAATGAATCAGAAAATACTAGATACTAACTCCTTAATGACAGTGATCGGCATTAAAATGAATTCGGAGTCTGGACAGCAATTATTAGCGCAAATTAAAGTTCACTATACAGATTATCTCACCTATCAAAAGCAGATTGTAGCGTATGTTAAGGCAGGAAATAAGGAAATGGCTAGAGGCATGTATGTGGGTGGAAAAGAAGAGACTCGCAAAAATGTTATGGAGTTAACGGAAGAATTTAAAAATCGCCAGCAGGAACTAATGGATCAAGCTGCTGACGAATCTGTGAGAACTTACCATAGCATGTTGCTCATCATCATTTTGAGTGTCGTACTTTGTTTGGCATTAGGAATCGGAATTGCAAGCTGGGCTATACGTAGTACCTCGCGTAGTCTTAGTCATATCTCCAGTACAATCTCCGGAATTGATTTTAAACAAGCTGAAAATGTACCGCGATTATCTGTTGTAACGAGAGATGAAATAGGGAACATTTGTGAATCTTTTAACGAGATGGCGGCCTCCCTAGAGGAACATACGACTAAGGTAAAGGAATTTAATAAAAAGATAACAGAGCAAAGCTGGGTAAAGACCCAACAAGCTTATATGGCTAATTTAACGCAGGGGATGCAGGATTTTGAATCTCTAGGGCGAGAATTTATTTCAAAAATCGCTTGGATAATAGAAGCCTCCTACGGTGCTTTTTATCTAGCATTTGGAAAAGGGGACGCCAAGGAATTTAAAAAGATTGCTTCATTTGCATCAAATGGGGAAGATGTGGGAGCTGCCAGCTTTCGTTTCGGTGAAGGTGTAGTGGGGCAATGCGCGCAAGAAAAGAGAATGCTCGCCTTAAAAGAAATGCCTGAGCAGTACATTACCATTAAGTCTGCTTTAGGGAAAGCTTATCCGAAACAAATTTTGATTGTTCCAGTTACCTTTGAGAACGAAACGGTTGCTGTGATCGAGATGGCTACCTTAGGTTCGTTTTCCGAATTACATATGCAGCTAATGGAAAATGTCACAAGTCACTTGGGGACTACTGTTAATCGAATTTTCGATCGCTTAGAGGTAGATCGCCTTCTACGAGAATCGCAAGCAATGACAGAGGAATTGCAGGCTCAATCAGAAGAGCTACAGACACAATCCGAGGAATTGCAGATGCAGACAGAGGAGCTTACTAGCATTAATGAAAGGCTAGAGGAGCAGAAGCAATATGCAGAAGAGAAGGCCCGAGAGCTGGAGCAAACAAAGATAGAGCTAGAGGAACAGACAACAGCACTATTGAAAAGCTCTCAATACAAATCTGAATTTCTAGCTAATATGTCACATGAACTACGTACTCCACTAAATAGTATTTTAATCCTCTCAGAAATGCTCTCGGAGAATCTTAATGAGACGCTTACCGCGGAAGAGCAAGAATATGCACGTGTTATCAATTCCTCTGGTTCAGATTTACTTAACCTGATTAATGATATTTTAGATCTTTCCAAAGTGGAGGCAGGCAAGCTGGAGGTTGTCTTTGAAGAGGTAAATATCAGTGAATTGCCAATATTTATGGAAAGTCACTTTTCACACATTGCGGCTCAGAAGAATCTTCCGTTCCATATTGAAGTACATGCTGATGCGCCCGATATTATGTACACCGATGAACAACGACTGCATCAAATCTTACGGAATTTACTTTCCAACGCCTTCAAATTTACGAAAAAGGGCTCCGTGACTCTACAAATTAGAAGGGCAGACCCCTTGCAGGTCAATAAGATAATGCCAGAGGAGAAGTATACGGATTACTATTTGGAGATTTCCGTCACGGATACTGGTATTGGCATAGCCGAGGACAAGAGAGAACACATCTTTGAAGCCTTCCATCAAGCAGATGGCGCAACGAGCAGAAAGTATGGGGGGACAGGTCTAGGGTTATCCATCTGCCGAGAATTTGCACGTCTATTAGGTGGTTGCATTACCTTAGAAAGTGAAGAGGGTTGCGGTAGTACCTTTACGCTATATATTCCAAATATGCAGGAAGGGACGAGACAGGAGCTGTTTTCCGTTCACACAGAAACGGAAGTAGCTCATATGGAAGGGGTTCACGCAGATAGCTCACAGCGTCCCGTTTTTGAAACAGAGGACTTACAGACTTCCTTGGAGCAGGGGCAAGTAATGATAGAGCAAGATCAAGATCAAATAATTTCTCCACAAGCACAAAAGTATACGCAGCAGGTACCAAGCTTGTTTAAGGGTAAGCATGTCTTGGTTGTGGACGATGACAATCGAAATGTTTTTGCGCTCACCACCACTCTTGAACGAGAAGGATTTAAGGTGATCGCCGCCAGTAACGGGAGAGAGTGTCTTGAAATACTAGATAATGTTCAGCACATGGATATCATACTCATGGATATTATGATGCCAGAGATGGATGGGTATGAAGCAATGCAGGCTATTCGCCAAAAAGCTGATATGAAAAATGTACCAATCATTGCCTTGACCGCAAAAGCTATGAAATATGACCGAGAAAAATGCCTGAGGGCTGGAGCATCCGATTACATCAGTAAGCCATTAAAGACGAGTCAACTGCTTTCAGTTATGCGTGTCTGGTTGGTGAAGTAG
- the rluF gene encoding 23S rRNA pseudouridine(2604) synthase RluF, with the protein MRINKFISETGYCSRREADKLIETGRVTINGVIAELGSQATSEDDVKIDGKALGIKKEAIYIALNKPVGITCTTERHIKGNIIDFVNHPERIFPIGRLDKDSEGLILLTNDGDIVNKILRAENNHDKEYIVTVDKPITDSFLKGMASGVRILGTTTKPCQVQRMNERSFRIILTQGLNRQIRRMCQVFGYKVQRLQRIRIMNIHLDGIKKGEWRDVTTKELNQLLQNLT; encoded by the coding sequence ATGAGGATTAATAAATTTATTAGTGAAACAGGCTATTGTTCCCGCCGAGAAGCAGACAAGCTCATCGAGACTGGGCGAGTCACGATTAATGGAGTGATAGCAGAGCTAGGGAGTCAAGCTACTAGTGAAGACGATGTAAAAATTGACGGAAAAGCGCTGGGGATCAAAAAAGAAGCTATTTATATTGCTCTAAATAAGCCTGTTGGGATTACTTGTACAACAGAGAGGCACATAAAGGGAAACATCATTGATTTCGTCAATCATCCAGAACGGATTTTTCCAATTGGACGACTAGATAAAGACTCAGAGGGATTAATCCTATTAACGAATGATGGGGATATCGTCAACAAAATTCTGCGGGCGGAAAACAACCATGATAAAGAATATATCGTGACGGTGGATAAACCGATTACAGATTCTTTTCTAAAAGGTATGGCTAGCGGGGTACGTATTCTTGGGACTACAACCAAGCCTTGTCAGGTACAACGCATGAATGAACGATCATTTCGAATCATTCTGACCCAAGGATTAAATAGGCAAATCCGCCGAATGTGTCAGGTATTCGGCTATAAGGTTCAGCGTTTGCAACGGATACGCATTATGAATATTCATTTGGATGGCATCAAAAAAGGCGAATGGCGTGATGTAACTACAAAGGAATTGAATCAATTGCTACAAAATCTAACGTAA